Proteins found in one Gavia stellata isolate bGavSte3 unplaced genomic scaffold, bGavSte3.hap2 HAP2_SCAFFOLD_300, whole genome shotgun sequence genomic segment:
- the LOC132321623 gene encoding neuronal tyrosine-phosphorylated phosphoinositide-3-kinase adapter 1-like, with protein MNLLQRKGRPDWRPPREEESRKGASKAREGGSLRRPLRVGFLTLPAPQDRGPRPCAPGMAPRSLSCHAVGSPTPGAPPGPPAPARGPPRGGGSRHHPPSGAPEAIYEEMSCPLPAGEGGGHAPFAGHAPFAAHTPFAGHAPFAAHAPLSSHAPLSGHAPLSGHRDGQLQEVIDRKRCVCTEIKARGGRGGGLCKQDSLPPLPAPPRLEGGGP; from the exons atGAACCTGCTGCAGCGCAAGGGCCGCCCCGACTGGCGCCCCCCCCGCGAGGAGGAGTCGCGCaaggg gGCCTCCAAGGCGCGGGAGGGGGGGTCCCTGCGGCGGCCCCTGCGGGTGGGGTTCCTGACGCTGCCGGCCCCCCAGGACCGGGGTCCCCGGCCCTGCGCCCCCGGCATGgccccccgctccctctcctgccacGCCGTGGGCTCCCCGACACcgggggccccccccggccccccggcccccgcgcgGGGCCCCCCGAGGGGCGGGGGCTCGAGGCACCACCCGCCAAGCGGGGCG CCCGAGGCCATCTACGAGGAGATgagctgccccctccccgccggggagggcgggggcCACGCCCCCTTCGCCGGCCACGCCCCCTTCGCCGCGCACACCCCCTTCGCCGGCCACGCCCCCTTCGCTGCCCACGCCCCGCTCTCGAGCCACGCCCCGCTCTCCGGCCACGCCCCGCTCTCCGGCCAC cgggacgggcagctgcaggaggtgaTCGACCGCAAACGCTGCGTCTGCACCGAGATCAAGGCccggggggggcgagggggggggcTCTGCAAGCAGGACAgcctgccccccctccccgcccccccccgctTGGAGGGGGGGGGCCCCTGA
- the MEPCE gene encoding 7SK snRNA methylphosphate capping enzyme — protein sequence MRGGGAAQRAGAGRSAMAAEPEAFLVPPPPPPPSSSSSAAAAREEEEASPAAEAPRPRNGFRSAGGGKRRSSCGAKQPAWKRRRRAASECGPVLPSEFLLGGNIFDPLNLNSLLDEEVSRALNARTPQSSPLPARGRDPVEILVPRDITDPLSLNAPGEGLRLASPAKTARRRHRHRGQQRAAAAAAVTAAADEAACPHALPAAAAAATPPPCAAACPASGRHRKRRRTCSKSEGTRPPPEKPKPPGKIPQQQQQRQRRQVRKFQYGNYCKYYGYRNPDCEDGRLRAMRPEWFAGKEVLDVGCNVGHLTLSIAKRWGPARVVGLDIDGGLIRSARQNIRHYLSEEIQAEAAGAGGGNGGGGGGGGGGRKGFPAALLASRGPIAAPRLPPDGPGAADFPHNVVFVTGNYVPEREEAVAAQRPEFDVVLCLSLTKWVQLNWGDEGLKRLFRRVYRHLRPGGLLLLEPQPWASYRKRKGLTETTYRNYQRIRLRPEQFPSYLTSPEVGFDSYELLGTPQHAAKGFQRPIYLFHKGRGDAP from the exons atgcgcggcggcggcgcggcgcagcgcgCAGGCGCGGGGCGGTCCGCCATGGCGGCCGAGCCAGAGGCCTTCCtggtgccgccgccgccgccgcctccttcttcatcttcctccgctgccgcagcccgggaggaggaagaagcttCTCCCGCCGCCGAGGCCCCGCGGCCGCGCAACGGCTTTCGGTCGGCGGGAGGAGGGAAGCGTCGCAGCAGCTGCGGGGCCAAGCAACCGGCCTGGAAGCGGCGTCGCCGGGCGGCCTCGGAGTGCGGCCCGGTGCTTCCCTCCGAGTTCCTGCTGGGGGGGAACATCTTCGACCCCTTAAACCTCAACAGTCTCCTGGACGAGGAGGTGAGCCGGGCCCTCAACGCCCGCACCCCGCAgtcctcccccctccccgcccgcggccgcgACCCCGTCGAGATCCTGGTCCCTCGCGACATCACCGACCCCCTCAGCCTCAACGCCCCCGGCGAGGGGCTGCGCTTGGCTTCCCCCGCCAAAACCGCTCGCCGCCGCCACCGTCACCGCGGCCAGCAgcgagccgccgccgccgccgccgtcaCCGCTGCCGCCGACGAGGCCGCCTGCCCTCacgccctccccgccgccgccgctgccgccacCCCGCCGCCATGcgccgccgcctgccccgccTCCGGCCGCCATCGGAAACGTCGACGGACTTGCAGTAAATCAGAAGGAACCCGCCCCCCTCcggaaaaacccaaaccccccGGAAAAATCCCGCAGCAGCAACAACAGCGCCAACGTCGCCAAGTTCGGAAGTTCCAGTACGGCAATTATTGCAAATATTATGGTTACCGGAACCCCGACTGCGAGGACGGGCGGCTGCGAGCCATGCGCCCCGAGTGGTTCGCGGGGAAGGAGGTGTTGGACGTGGGCTGCAACGTGGGACACCTCACCCTCAGCATCGCCAAACGTTGGGGACCCGCCCGGGTGGTGGGGTTGGACATTGACGGGGGGTTGATCCGTTCGGCGCGGCAGAATATCCGGCATTATCTGTCGGAGGAGATCCAAGCGGAAGcggctggagcaggaggggggaacggcggcggcggaggaggaggaggggggggacGGAAGGGTTTTCCCGCCGCGCTCCTGGCCAGTCGGGGTCCCATCGCcgccccccgcctgccccccgacgggcccggggccgccgaTTTCCCCCACAACGTCGTTTTCGTCACG gGGAACTACGTGCCGGAGCGGGAGGAGGCGGTGGCGGCGCAGCGCCCCGAGTTCGACGTGgtgctctgcctctccctcaCCAAGTGGGTGCAGCTCAACTGGGGGGATGAGGGTCTCAAGCGGCTCTTCCGTCGCGTCTACCGGCACCTCCGACCCGGGGGGCTGCTGCTCCTCGAACCCCAACCCTGGGCCTCCTACCGCAAGCGCAAGGGGCTGACG gAGACGACCTACAGGAACTACCAGCGGATCCGGCTGCGGCCCGAGCAGTTCCCCTCCTACCTGACCTCCCCCGAAGTGGGGTTCGACAGCTACGAGTTGTTGGGTACCCCCCAACACGCCGCCAAAG gcttCCAGCGGCCCATCTATCTCTTCCACAAGGGACGAGGCGACGCCCCCTGA
- the LOC132321627 gene encoding LOW QUALITY PROTEIN: actin-like protein 6B (The sequence of the model RefSeq protein was modified relative to this genomic sequence to represent the inferred CDS: deleted 2 bases in 2 codons), whose amino-acid sequence MSGGVYGGDEVGALVFDIGSFSVRAGYAGEDCPKADFPTTVGLLSPEEVALELDGDKDKKGGKVYYIDTNALHVAREGMEVLSPLKNGMIEDWECFQAILDHTYGKHVKSEPGLHPVLMSEAPWNTRAKREKLTELMFEHYNIPAFFLCKTAVLTAFANGRSTGLVLDSGATHTTAIPVHDGYILQQGIVKSPLAGDFISMQCRELFQEMNIDIVPPYMIAAKEPVREGAPPNWKKKEKLPQVSKSWHNYTCNEVIQDFQASVLQVSDSPYDEQVAAQMPTVHYEMPNGYNTDYGAERLRIPEGLFDPSNVKGLSGNTMLGVGHVVTTSIGMCDIDIRPGLYGSVIVTGGNTLLQGFTDRLNRELSQKTPPSMRLKLIASNSTMERRFSPWIGGSILASLGTFQQMWISKQEYEEGGKQCVERKCP is encoded by the exons ATGAGCGGGGGGGTCTACGGCGGCG ATGAGGTGGGGGCACTGGTGTTCGACATCGGCTCCTTCTCGGTGCGGGCCGGCTACGCCGGGGAGGACTGTCCCAAG GCGGACTTCCCCACCACGGTGGGGCTGCTGTCC CCCGAGGAGGTGGCCCTGGAGCTGGACGGTGACAAGGACAAGAAGGGGGGGAAGGTCTACTACAtcgacaccaacgcgctgcacGTGGCCCGCGAGGGCATGGAGGTCCTCTCGCCCCTCAAGAACGGCATGA TCGAGGACTGGGAATGCTTCCAGGCCATCCTGGACCACACCTACGGGAAGCATGTCAAGTCGGAGCCGGGCCTGCACCCCGTCCTCATGTCCGAGGCCCCG TGGAACACGCGTGCCAAGCGGGAGAAGCTGACGGAGCTGATGTTCGAGCACTACAACATCCCGGCCTTCTTCCTCTGCAAGACGGCCGTGCTCACTGC CTTCGCCAACGGGCGCAGCACGGGGCTGGTCCTGGACAGCGGGGCCACCCACACCACCGCCATCCCCGTCCACGACGGCTACATCCTCCAGCAAG GCATCGTCAAGTCGCCGCTGGCCGGGGACTTCATCTCCATGCAGTGCCGGGAGCTCTTCCAGGAGATGAACATCGACATTGTGCCGCCCTATATGATCGCCGCCAAG GAGCCGGTGCGGGAGGGGGCCCCCCCCaactggaagaagaaggagaagctgcCCCAGGTCTCCAAGTCCTGGCACAACTACACCTGCAAC gaggTGATCCAGGACTTCCAGGCCTCGGTGCTGCAGGTCTCCGACTCCCCCTACGATGAGCA GGTGGCCGCCCAGATGCCCACGGTTCACTACGAGATGCCCAACGGCTACAACACCGACTACGGGGCCGAGCGGCTCCGCATCCCCGAGGGGCTCTTTGATCCCTCCAACGTGAAG GGTCTCTCGGGGAACACGATGCTGGGCGTGGGGCACGTGGTCACCACCAGCATCGGGATGTGCGACATCGACATCCGACCG gGTCTCTACGGCAGCGTCATCGTCACCGGGGGGAAcaccctgctgcagggcttCACCGACCGCCTCAACCGGGAGCTCTCGCAGAAGACGCCGCCC agCATGCGCCTGAAGCTGATCGCCAGCAACAGCACCATGGAGCGGCGCTTCAGCCCCTGGATCGGGGGCTCCATCCTCGCCTCCCTT GGCACCTTCCAGCAGATGTGGATCTCCAAGCAGGAGTACGaggag ggggggaagcagTGCGTGGAGCGCAAGTGCCCCTGA